The sequence GGGTGCTCGTCGGCCTGGGGATCGGAGGGGCCGACCCGTTCCTCCTTGGCGGGATGGGAGGAATCATCATCCTCGGGGCGCTCGATGACCGCCTCGACCTCTCACCTACGATCAAGCTCATCGGCCAGGGGATCGCTGCCGCGGTCGCGCTGTTCGGGCTCAATGGGATCGGTACTCTCTCGCTCGCCGGTGGGGCGATCCCCCTCGGACCGGCCGGCCCGGTTCTCACCCTTCTGTGGGTGGTCGGCCTGACGAACGCGGTCAACCTGATCGACGGGCTGGACGGCCTGGCGGTCGGGGTGAGTATCCCTCCAACGCTTGCGCTGTTGATCATCGGGGCGAGTACCGGGAACGCGGGTGGGATTGCACTCGGGGCCGTCCTCCTCGGCGGCCTCCTTGGGTTCTATCCCTGGAATCGGTTCCGGGCGCGGCTCCTCCTCGGAGACACCGGAGCTGAGCTGATCGGGTACCTCCTCGCCGTGACGAGCATCCGTGTATTGCCCGCGGACGCATTCCCGCTCATCTCCGCTGCGTTCCTCTTCTCCTTTCCCCTCGCCGACACCGCGTTTGCGATCGTGCGGCGCGCGTATCACCACCGCGCCCTGTTCCACGGGGATCGGGATCACATTCACCATCGGCTGAAACGGACGATCGGGGAGGGAAAGGCGGTACTCGCCTTGAGCTTGTTCAGTCTGGTCTCGGCTGGAATCGGGCTTCTCCTCTGGTCGATCGGTATGTAAGAGGAGACAAATGGAGGCGAGCGGATTCGAACCGCCAACCTCTGCGATGCGAACGCAGCGCTCTCCCGATTAGAGCTACGCCCCCATTTAAAACCCAATAGCGGCGCAGGGACTCGAACCCCGAACCTCTCGGATATGAGCCGAGCGCTCTAGACCGGTTGAGCTACGCCGCCCTATCTGGTTGCGGGGGCCGGATTCGAACCGGCAACCTCCGGGTTATGAGCCCGACGAGCTTCCAGATTGCTCCACCCCGCGATCTCTTATGCCGGGAGCGGGACTCGAACCCGCACGAGGATACCCTCAAAGGATTTTAAGTCCCTTGCGTCTGCCAATTCCGCCACCCCGGCTATCGGCATTCCCCGGCTGATGCTTGGAGCGGGAAACGGGATTTGAACCCGCGACCCCCACCTTGGCAAGGTGGTGCTCTACCCCTGAGCTATTCCCGCGAAAGCAAGGTTATTATACAGTGGAGGCCCCAATGGTTCAACTGCGAAGGGCGGGATTCGAACCCGCACGCCCGAAGGCACTAGCTCCTAAGGCTAGCGCGTCTGCCAATTCCGCCACCCTCGCAATTATCGTTTTAAAGATTAGCGCGAACAGCCGGCGCCGTCAATAGAGCCAGGAAATATGGTTGCGCCGCGCGGGAGGATATCGTACCGGCACCGTCCCGAAAGCGAAAAACAATAGCCGACTTCCACTGGCTTCCCGAAGCGGGTAGAATCCCACCGGAGGTATATCGCGTGAACGATGAGCCGTCTTCCAGAGGTTCGCCCACCGTCAAGATCCTAGTGGTGAGCGATGTGATCAGTCGGGTGGTGTACAGCGAAGGGATACGCGATCGGTTCGGGGACGTGGATCTCGCTCTATCGTGCGGCGACCTCCCCTACTACTATCTGGAGTACATCGTAAGTATGCTCGACGTACCGCTCCTCTACGTGCATGGGAATCACGACCGTCCCCTCCAGACCGAGCGCGGGGAGATCCCCGAACCCCGGGGGTGCATCTCGGTGGAGGAGAGGGTGGTGAAGATGAAAGGACTGCTGATCGCGGGGTTGGGCGGGAGCATCCGTTATAACGCCTCCGGTATCTACCAGTACACCGAGCGCGAGATGCGGTGGCGGCTCGTCAAGCTGTCTCCCCGATTGTGGCGCAACAGGTTGCTCTATGGGCGTGCTCTCGATGTCTTCATCGCCCATTCTCCCCCTCGCGGGATCCACGATCAAAAGGATCGTCCGCATCACGGGTTCGACACCTTCCGCTACTTGATTCATCGGTATCAGCCGCGTTACTTCATCCACGGTCACAGCTACCCCCGCATGGGGGTGCCGGAGCGATCACGGGTCGAGGAGACGGAAGTGATCCATGTGTACGGGTATAAGGTGTTGGAGGTGTCGATTGGAACAGCCTAAAGTCGGTTGGAAGAAGCTGGGGCGGGACCTTCTCACCGCCGTAATCCCGCTTGCGCGCAGGCGGCCTACCCTCCTCATCCCGTTCGACTGGGTGAAGGATCAGTTGAAGCTCAAGGGGAGTCGCTACCGCGGCCTGCAGACGGTGGAGATCGACAGGATCGTGGGGAGCCTGAACCGCTACCACGACTTCGACCGCGCGTTCCTCCCCCTCCGCGCCACCGCCGAGCGCACCGAACGGCTGCAGCGTCTCCAGCGAGCCCTGGAGAAGGGGGAGATACTCCCGCCGGTGCGTCTGTACCAGGTGGGGAACGTGTACTTTGTGGAGGACGGCCATCATCGCGTGGCCGCCGCCCGCCGGCAAGGGGCCAAGGAGATCGACGCCGAGGTGATCGAGTTCGATTCCAAGGTTACGCTCGAGCCCGGGGTCACGCCGAAGGATATCATCATCAAGGCGGAGTATGCCGACTTCCTCGAGCGCACCCACCTGGACAAGCTGCGGCCGGAACAGAAGATCGAGTTCACCGAGCCGGGGCGCTACCGGGTGCTCCTCGAGCACATCGACGTGCACCGCTACTTCCTCGGGCTGGAGAAGAAGCGGGAGATTCCGTACGAGGAGGCGGTGGTCTCGTGGTACGACAACGTGTACAAGCCGCTGGTGGAGACGTTCCGCCGCTTGGGAATCCTCAAACGGTTCCCCGGCCGCACCGAGGCCGACCTGTACGTGTGGGTCTCCCGACACCTTTACTATCTCCGGGAACGATACGGACCGGATGTCGATCTGGACAAGGCGGTGCTTGACTACGCGAAACGCTACCGCCTCCCCTGGCTCGCCCGCGTGCTCAACCCCGATCAGCCACAATAATGCAATAATGATCGGTTGTTATCCGGTTTCGACCGCAATACGAATGTGATGCATGGAGGAGCCGGGGCCAGATACTGTATCGAAAGTCAAGCCTCCTGGTTGATTGGTGAACGGT is a genomic window of Candidatus Bipolaricaulota bacterium containing:
- a CDS encoding undecaprenyl/decaprenyl-phosphate alpha-N-acetylglucosaminyl 1-phosphate transferase, giving the protein VLVGLGIGGADPFLLGGMGGIIILGALDDRLDLSPTIKLIGQGIAAAVALFGLNGIGTLSLAGGAIPLGPAGPVLTLLWVVGLTNAVNLIDGLDGLAVGVSIPPTLALLIIGASTGNAGGIALGAVLLGGLLGFYPWNRFRARLLLGDTGAELIGYLLAVTSIRVLPADAFPLISAAFLFSFPLADTAFAIVRRAYHHRALFHGDRDHIHHRLKRTIGEGKAVLALSLFSLVSAGIGLLLWSIGM
- a CDS encoding metallophosphoesterase, which translates into the protein MNDEPSSRGSPTVKILVVSDVISRVVYSEGIRDRFGDVDLALSCGDLPYYYLEYIVSMLDVPLLYVHGNHDRPLQTERGEIPEPRGCISVEERVVKMKGLLIAGLGGSIRYNASGIYQYTEREMRWRLVKLSPRLWRNRLLYGRALDVFIAHSPPRGIHDQKDRPHHGFDTFRYLIHRYQPRYFIHGHSYPRMGVPERSRVEETEVIHVYGYKVLEVSIGTA
- a CDS encoding ParB-like nuclease domain-containing protein, yielding MEQPKVGWKKLGRDLLTAVIPLARRRPTLLIPFDWVKDQLKLKGSRYRGLQTVEIDRIVGSLNRYHDFDRAFLPLRATAERTERLQRLQRALEKGEILPPVRLYQVGNVYFVEDGHHRVAAARRQGAKEIDAEVIEFDSKVTLEPGVTPKDIIIKAEYADFLERTHLDKLRPEQKIEFTEPGRYRVLLEHIDVHRYFLGLEKKREIPYEEAVVSWYDNVYKPLVETFRRLGILKRFPGRTEADLYVWVSRHLYYLRERYGPDVDLDKAVLDYAKRYRLPWLARVLNPDQPQ